A region of Notolabrus celidotus isolate fNotCel1 chromosome 4, fNotCel1.pri, whole genome shotgun sequence DNA encodes the following proteins:
- the pex13 gene encoding peroxisome biogenesis factor 13, which produces MDPQPPQKPWERRIPGAMGAPVNYRSVNFAPPVGPSVSAGPPVLTRMAPPVPPRPVQQTYRPSYSSFTSSYNPYGSSLYGGYSPYSYGGGGFGMGGYGRLPQSEEVAPSRFVQQAEESSRGAFQSIESIVQAFASVSMMLDATFSAVYNSFRAVLDVANHLTRLRAHFTRVLSAFALVRTLRYLYRRLQRLLGRRSDAEVEDLWADSASDALTTTRGAEDKTPKSWPIFLFFAVVLGGPYLIWKLLSSTSDPEETDTNWVSGEDDHVVARAEYDFSATSEEEISVRAGDMLNLAPKEQQPRVRGWLLASVDSQTSGLVPANYVKVLGKRRGRKHAETERLAQLEQENTHTVPHSHTASGFTPAAASSSEDLLDSVFTETPAASNSSLPPHTET; this is translated from the exons ATGGATCCACAGCCCCCTCAGAAGCCGTGGGAAAGGCGGATTCCTGGAGCGATGGGTGCACCTGTGAACTACAG GTCTGTCAACTTTGCCCCCCCTGTGGGCCCGTCAGTCTCTGCAGGCCCCCCTGTCTTGACCAGGATGGCCCCCCCAGTGCCTCCACGACCAGTCCAGCAGACATACCGTCCTTCCTACAGCTCTTTCACCTCCTCCTACAACCCCTATGGGAGCTCTCTCTATGGAGGTTACAGCCCTTACAGCTATGGTGGTGGTGGCTTTGGTATGGGGGGTTATGGTCGTCTCCCCCAGAGCGAAGAAGTGGCCCCTAGCCGGTTTGTGCAGCAGGCGGAGGAGAGCAGCCGGGGGGCGTTCCAGTCTATCGAGAGCATCGTGCAGGCTTTCGCCTCCGTCAGCATGATGCTGGACGCCACCTTCTCCGCCGTCTACAACAGCTTCAGAGCCGTGCTGGACGTCGCCAATCACCTGACCCGTCTGCGCGCTCACTTCACCCGGGTCCTGTCTGCCTTTGCTCTGGTGCGCACCCTGCGTTACCTGTACCGCCGCCTACAGAGGCTGCTGGGGCGGCGCTCTGACGCAGAGGTGGAGGACCTGTGGGCGGACAGCGCGAGCGACGCTCTGACTACAACCAGAGGGGCAGAAGATAAGACCCCCAAATCCTGGCCCATCTTTCTGTTCTTTGCTGTTGTTCTTGGGGGGCCGTACCTCATCTGGAAGCTGCTGAGCTCAACCTCCGACCCTGAGGAAACCG ACACCAACTGGGTGAGTGGAGAGGATGACCATGTGGTCGCTCGTGCAGAGTATGATTTCTCAGCTACTTCTGAAGAGGAGATTTCTGTGAGGGCAGGAGACATGCTCAACCTCGCTCCTAAAG AACAACAGCCTCGTGTGCGTGGCTGGCTGCTGGCCAGCGTTGACAGTCAGACGTCAGGACTCGTCCCTGCAAATTACGTCAAAGTCCTCgggaagaggagaggacggaagcatgcagagacagagagacttgctcagctggagcaggagaacacacacaccgTCCCACACTCGCACACTGCCTCTGGATTTACGCCTGCTGCAGCATCCTCCTCAGAGGATTTGCTGGACTCTGTGttcacagaaacaccagcagCATCAAACTCCAGCCTACCCCcccacacagagacatga
- the kiaa1841 gene encoding uncharacterized protein KIAA1841 homolog isoform X2 → MSRFCSDNNNFPYDNNVLVLDMVLDSLWGVPPPINWDNIAKLVPGFTPKECARRFEELKTGGCLPHLDDQCNALTEESPAPSDDLSMDCGGPGETGSSPSSKLTGRVSSVEKKERRTSAEEDDKTHKARDPNMVIHVCDETKNLKQDFTCPRDLLVKEMRYFAEYLSVDSQRWEEVDISVHCDVQIFDWLMNYVRRNSAGGGKDKPRLEPSNVISILISSEFLKMDSLVDECIQYCHKHMSAIVATPCNMNCINSNLTTRIAQLFNHNEADDIRDKKDKFKSKLFQKKIERLFDPNYTSKDSPGNASTLYRCGLCLKVLTRETERKISCVPGKINIDAQGEIVYTHTRQKSWDVHEYLSGLYEELKSWVLVYWRIWGTINYLTCSRCQQVFVCAELTHCQYHPDSVVYAGLGSEKGWHGAGLYPCCNQRVLRFDPTGIPKGCKRRDHIVNVPDEENCDEETSAQTGVLNDLLLHRDAVCVLNTPVDSEENMCMSEKVQDCDVLLEPTLLGRLRGDAGTFSLLKNWSLQLRQQSLLSEDEEYTTGSEVTEDEVGDEEELNKKQAAKKNKKIHRPLKKQLSSPNFQRKERHEKTQSRDSTPFTVSVQKSKWDSSRSLRYNQDAQREEDQRRMVEIVGHLTKMRFGEQEQSRSKDNKEPSGGIYSKLEAQFKSSSQSRQSAEKTPSRSKLRYAQIRTT, encoded by the exons aTGAGTCGCTTCTGTTCAGACAACAACAACTTCCCATACGACAACAACGTGCTGGTCCTGGACATGGTGCTGGACTCTCTGTGGGGGGTCCCTCCACCCATAAACTGGGACAATATAGCCAAACTGGTTCCAGGGTTCACTCCTAAGGAG TGTGCTCGTCGCTTTGAGGAGCTGAAGACTGGTGGTTGTCTTCCTCACCTGGATGACCAGTGTAATGCCCTGACAGAAGAAAGCCCTGCTCCCTCAGACGACCTCTCTATGGACTGTGGGGGGCCGGGGGAGACAGGGAGCAGCCCGAGCAGCAAACTGACAG GGAGAGTCAGCTCtgtggaaaagaaagagagacggaCATCAGCCGAGGAGGACGACAAAACTCACAAAGCTAGAGA TCCCAACATGGTGATCCATGTGTGCGACGAGACGAAGAACCTGAAACAGGACTTCACCTGCCCCAGAGATCTTCTAGTGAAGGAGATGCGTTACTTTGCTGAATATTTGTCGGTGGACTCTCAGCGGTGGGAGGAGGTGGACATCTCTGTCCACTGTGACGTCCAAATCTTTGACTGGCTCATGAACTACGTCAGGAGGAACTCTGCTGGAGGGGGCAAGGACAAACCCCGACTtg AGCCCAGCAATGTGATCTCAATCCTGATCTCCTCCGAGTTCTTGAAGATGGATTCGTTA GTGGACGAGTGTATTCAGTactgtcacaaacacatgagtGCCATCGTAGCCACGCCCTGCAACATGAACTGCATCAACAGCAACCTGACAACTCGCATAGCCCAACTGTTCAACCACAACGAGGCCGACGACATCCGGGACAAGAAAGACAAGTTCAAGAG TAAACTGTTTCAGAAGAAGATAGAGCGTCTCTTCGATCCAAACTACACCAGCAAAGACTCACCTGGGAATGCATCGACGCTCTACAG gtgtggACTCTGCCTGAAGGTGCTgaccagagagacagaaaggaagatATCGTGTGTTCCTGGAAAAATCAACATCGATGCTCAAGGAGAGATTgtctacacacacaccag acaGAAGAGCTGGGATGTTCATGAGTACCTCTCTGGTCTGTATGAGGAGCTGAAGTCTTGGGTCCTGGTCTACTGGAGGATCTGGGGGACCATCAACTACCTCACCTGCTCCCGTTGCCAAcag gtgtttgtgtgtgcagagctCACACACTGTCAGTACCACCCTGACTCTGTGGTATATGCTGGTTTGGGATCAGAGAAGGGCtggcacggagcaggactgtaTCCCTGCTGCAATCAGAGGGTTCTGCGTTTTGACCCCACGGGTATACCAaag ggCTGTAAGAGGAGGGACCACATAGTAAACGTACCGGATGAGGAGAACTGTGACGAAGAGACATCAGCTCAGACCGGAGTCCTCAACgacctgctgctgcacagagatgcagtgtgtgtgttaaatacaCCTGTAGACAG TGAGGAGAATATGTGTATGTCAGAAAAGGTTCAGGACTGCGATGTACTGTTGGAGCCGACTCTGCTTGGACGTCTAAGGGGAGATGCAGGAACC ttttcCCTCCTGAAGAACTGGAGTCTGCAGCTG AGGCAGCAGTCTCTGCTGTCAGAAGATGAGGAGTACACCacggggtcagaggtcactgaggACGAGGttggtgatgaagaggagctgaACAAGAAACAAG CtgctaagaaaaacaaaaagatacaCAGACCCCTGAAGAAACAGCTGTCTTCTCCAAACTTCCAACGCAAAGAAAGACATGAGAAG aCACAGTCCAGAGACAGCACACCTTTCAC gGTGAGTGTGCAGAAGAGTAAGTGGGACAGTTCTCGCTCTCTGAGGTACAACCAGGACGCTCAGAGGGAGGAAG ACCAGCGTAGGATGGTGGAGATTGTTGGTCACCTGACAAAGATGAGGTTTGGAGAACAGGAGCAGAGCAGATCCAAAGACAATAAAGAG CCATCTGGGGGGATCTATTCCAAACTAGAGGCTCAATTTAAGAGTTCATCTCAGAGCAGACAGAGTGCAGAGAAAACTCCCAG TAGATCGAAGCTTCGTTACGCTCAGATCCGAACAACATGA
- the kiaa1841 gene encoding uncharacterized protein KIAA1841 homolog isoform X1, translating to MSRFCSDNNNFPYDNNVLVLDMVLDSLWGVPPPINWDNIAKLVPGFTPKECARRFEELKTGGCLPHLDDQCNALTEESPAPSDDLSMDCGGPGETGSSPSSKLTGCKFALTGRVSSVEKKERRTSAEEDDKTHKARDPNMVIHVCDETKNLKQDFTCPRDLLVKEMRYFAEYLSVDSQRWEEVDISVHCDVQIFDWLMNYVRRNSAGGGKDKPRLEPSNVISILISSEFLKMDSLVDECIQYCHKHMSAIVATPCNMNCINSNLTTRIAQLFNHNEADDIRDKKDKFKSKLFQKKIERLFDPNYTSKDSPGNASTLYRCGLCLKVLTRETERKISCVPGKINIDAQGEIVYTHTRQKSWDVHEYLSGLYEELKSWVLVYWRIWGTINYLTCSRCQQVFVCAELTHCQYHPDSVVYAGLGSEKGWHGAGLYPCCNQRVLRFDPTGIPKGCKRRDHIVNVPDEENCDEETSAQTGVLNDLLLHRDAVCVLNTPVDSEENMCMSEKVQDCDVLLEPTLLGRLRGDAGTFSLLKNWSLQLRQQSLLSEDEEYTTGSEVTEDEVGDEEELNKKQAAKKNKKIHRPLKKQLSSPNFQRKERHEKTQSRDSTPFTVSVQKSKWDSSRSLRYNQDAQREEDQRRMVEIVGHLTKMRFGEQEQSRSKDNKEPSGGIYSKLEAQFKSSSQSRQSAEKTPSRSKLRYAQIRTT from the exons aTGAGTCGCTTCTGTTCAGACAACAACAACTTCCCATACGACAACAACGTGCTGGTCCTGGACATGGTGCTGGACTCTCTGTGGGGGGTCCCTCCACCCATAAACTGGGACAATATAGCCAAACTGGTTCCAGGGTTCACTCCTAAGGAG TGTGCTCGTCGCTTTGAGGAGCTGAAGACTGGTGGTTGTCTTCCTCACCTGGATGACCAGTGTAATGCCCTGACAGAAGAAAGCCCTGCTCCCTCAGACGACCTCTCTATGGACTGTGGGGGGCCGGGGGAGACAGGGAGCAGCCCGAGCAGCAAACTGACAG GATGTAAATTTGCTCTGACAGGGAGAGTCAGCTCtgtggaaaagaaagagagacggaCATCAGCCGAGGAGGACGACAAAACTCACAAAGCTAGAGA TCCCAACATGGTGATCCATGTGTGCGACGAGACGAAGAACCTGAAACAGGACTTCACCTGCCCCAGAGATCTTCTAGTGAAGGAGATGCGTTACTTTGCTGAATATTTGTCGGTGGACTCTCAGCGGTGGGAGGAGGTGGACATCTCTGTCCACTGTGACGTCCAAATCTTTGACTGGCTCATGAACTACGTCAGGAGGAACTCTGCTGGAGGGGGCAAGGACAAACCCCGACTtg AGCCCAGCAATGTGATCTCAATCCTGATCTCCTCCGAGTTCTTGAAGATGGATTCGTTA GTGGACGAGTGTATTCAGTactgtcacaaacacatgagtGCCATCGTAGCCACGCCCTGCAACATGAACTGCATCAACAGCAACCTGACAACTCGCATAGCCCAACTGTTCAACCACAACGAGGCCGACGACATCCGGGACAAGAAAGACAAGTTCAAGAG TAAACTGTTTCAGAAGAAGATAGAGCGTCTCTTCGATCCAAACTACACCAGCAAAGACTCACCTGGGAATGCATCGACGCTCTACAG gtgtggACTCTGCCTGAAGGTGCTgaccagagagacagaaaggaagatATCGTGTGTTCCTGGAAAAATCAACATCGATGCTCAAGGAGAGATTgtctacacacacaccag acaGAAGAGCTGGGATGTTCATGAGTACCTCTCTGGTCTGTATGAGGAGCTGAAGTCTTGGGTCCTGGTCTACTGGAGGATCTGGGGGACCATCAACTACCTCACCTGCTCCCGTTGCCAAcag gtgtttgtgtgtgcagagctCACACACTGTCAGTACCACCCTGACTCTGTGGTATATGCTGGTTTGGGATCAGAGAAGGGCtggcacggagcaggactgtaTCCCTGCTGCAATCAGAGGGTTCTGCGTTTTGACCCCACGGGTATACCAaag ggCTGTAAGAGGAGGGACCACATAGTAAACGTACCGGATGAGGAGAACTGTGACGAAGAGACATCAGCTCAGACCGGAGTCCTCAACgacctgctgctgcacagagatgcagtgtgtgtgttaaatacaCCTGTAGACAG TGAGGAGAATATGTGTATGTCAGAAAAGGTTCAGGACTGCGATGTACTGTTGGAGCCGACTCTGCTTGGACGTCTAAGGGGAGATGCAGGAACC ttttcCCTCCTGAAGAACTGGAGTCTGCAGCTG AGGCAGCAGTCTCTGCTGTCAGAAGATGAGGAGTACACCacggggtcagaggtcactgaggACGAGGttggtgatgaagaggagctgaACAAGAAACAAG CtgctaagaaaaacaaaaagatacaCAGACCCCTGAAGAAACAGCTGTCTTCTCCAAACTTCCAACGCAAAGAAAGACATGAGAAG aCACAGTCCAGAGACAGCACACCTTTCAC gGTGAGTGTGCAGAAGAGTAAGTGGGACAGTTCTCGCTCTCTGAGGTACAACCAGGACGCTCAGAGGGAGGAAG ACCAGCGTAGGATGGTGGAGATTGTTGGTCACCTGACAAAGATGAGGTTTGGAGAACAGGAGCAGAGCAGATCCAAAGACAATAAAGAG CCATCTGGGGGGATCTATTCCAAACTAGAGGCTCAATTTAAGAGTTCATCTCAGAGCAGACAGAGTGCAGAGAAAACTCCCAG TAGATCGAAGCTTCGTTACGCTCAGATCCGAACAACATGA